The following are encoded together in the Acidobacteriota bacterium genome:
- the ftsW gene encoding putative lipid II flippase FtsW, with the protein MPKRFAPDPILLLTIALLFVFGLMMVYSASGVYADKTFGNSYFLLMKQLAAGFIGVVAMLFLSNLNYRILREKAVIYLLIGITFILLIAVLFAPAVNGAHRWLRFGAFSFQPSELAKLVLVIFLARRLANKEKGELPKRGDIPLLLFVLGGFSFLVIIERDLGSSMFILTLGLVLLFIGGMSFGYLVLFAAGTTFFFWYAVFIRHHGIMRVLAYLDPWSYSRQGGWQIIQSLTAIGSGGIFGVGFGQGEQKLFFLPKPYTDFIFSVISEELGFIGASAVIAAFIIILIRGLKVSFNAPDPFGRYLALGITLMIVIQALINISVALNILPTKGIPLPLISYGGSSLLITLCALGILLNISRYSSFRVG; encoded by the coding sequence ATGCCTAAGAGGTTTGCTCCTGATCCGATACTCCTTTTGACCATCGCGCTTCTCTTCGTCTTTGGCTTGATGATGGTTTATTCCGCCTCCGGTGTCTATGCGGATAAGACCTTTGGGAATAGCTACTTCCTTCTTATGAAGCAACTCGCTGCTGGCTTTATCGGGGTGGTGGCGATGCTCTTCCTCTCGAACCTCAATTATCGCATCCTAAGGGAGAAGGCGGTCATCTACCTCCTCATAGGAATCACCTTTATTCTTCTTATCGCGGTCCTCTTTGCTCCAGCGGTGAATGGCGCCCATCGCTGGTTAAGGTTTGGTGCCTTTTCCTTTCAGCCCTCGGAGCTCGCGAAGTTGGTACTGGTCATCTTTCTCGCGAGGAGACTCGCCAATAAGGAGAAAGGGGAACTCCCAAAGAGAGGAGATATCCCCCTCCTTCTTTTCGTTCTCGGGGGGTTCTCCTTCCTCGTTATCATAGAACGCGATCTTGGCTCCTCGATGTTCATCCTCACCCTTGGCTTGGTGCTTCTCTTCATCGGAGGGATGAGCTTTGGCTATCTCGTCCTGTTCGCTGCCGGCACTACCTTTTTCTTCTGGTATGCGGTATTCATCAGGCATCATGGTATTATGCGAGTTCTCGCCTACCTCGATCCCTGGAGTTATTCTCGCCAGGGAGGATGGCAGATCATCCAATCCCTTACCGCCATCGGAAGCGGTGGCATCTTTGGGGTGGGCTTCGGCCAGGGGGAACAGAAACTCTTCTTCCTCCCCAAGCCATATACCGATTTCATCTTCTCGGTTATCAGCGAGGAACTCGGCTTCATTGGAGCATCGGCGGTTATAGCTGCCTTTATCATCATTCTCATCCGGGGGCTTAAGGTTTCCTTCAACGCTCCTGATCCCTTTGGGAGGTATTTAGCCCTCGGTATCACCTTGATGATAGTGATTCAGGCACTGATAAATATAAGCGTGGCGTTGAACATCCTGCCTACCAAGGGGATACCGCTCCCCTTGATAAGCTATGGTGGTTCTTCGCTTTTGATTACCCTTTGTGCGTTGGGAATACTGCTCAATATCTCTCGGTATAGCTCTTTTCGGGTAGGATGA